The nucleotide sequence tcatccctttaattacacatatatacattttcatAGTGTCTTAggaatgttatttttgttgttgttattaattattcatgattCTGTTCTAGTTTTcatgacatttttcttttattcatttgatATGATTGGTACTTGATTCTTTATTGAATCCAGCACGgcggttctcaacctttttgtcTCCATTCATACTTCGTGAATTCTTAACAATCGTGTTGCTCCCCTTCATCTATCTCCCAAATCCCACCCTGATATTGCGCAAACAATTACTATTTTGCACACATACattcacacgtacacacacataattatgTAACAATATTGTGTACCTATGTTTTTCACCAAATTAATCagttaaaaagggaaaaaaaatgcttctgTCATGAcagttatgcatttttttttcaattcagaCTTCAAAATTGATTAGAAATTTATCATTTGCAACAGTTTGCCATGGTCCCTCGAACTTTTTGCTTGAGGCCCATGGTCTAGTAGgtgtagagagaagagaaagaaaattggtaTACATACTCAGATTTATtttatacatagaaaaaaaatacacaaaaatgacCAAACAACaatggatagagagaaaaataaaccttTGACTTTTAACCTAATGACACATATAACACCATAATCCTTATCTAGAGAATCACGACCCATTCATGACATCACAGTAGACTCGTGTAAACaatggcataaaaaaaaaagaaaagaaaaaaagcttcattGACTATATGTGACAATGAACTAACCCCACTCGTTACCTCTAATTAGCTAAGGACTGAGAGGTGCATATTTCAGTTTTCAGTCCAAACAAGTCGTATTAGGGATGgccagaggaaaggaagaagtagagaTAGAACAGGAAATTAGCTAAGGctcagggaaaagagagagagagagagagagagagagagagagagagagagagagagagagagagagagagatgaaacgaaTAGGCTAGTAAAGATGAAGTTTCATCTTTGATAGGTAATTCTGAGCCTCTACTGTCAGGATGACTTTACATAATGGAAAGCTGTGTTGTTAGAAGAGAAAGCCATTTGAATCACATTGACTCCGATGACTACCAAGAGGGTAGGCGCACGACTGCCAACCCTGCTTTGTTCGGCAGCCGGCTGCCGTGACAAGTTCAAAGTGTGGCTCGAGAAacgggaaaagggaaaagttttGTTTGAAGGATACTTGATTTGAATGGAATATTTAGCTGTGTAGCTGCTGGCGTAGTGGTAGATGAGTTTGTAAGTTAGAGATTGTTCAATGATTGGGGCAGATCAGGTTTACAAGACATGTGAAGGACTGGCGGAAGGAGACAGGGCTGTAAGGAAAGGTGGAGTTCCAACTTTGAGGGACTCCGAGCCAGCTCGAGAGTCCGCCGCTGAATGTTGCTGACATGGCGTGTGATACAGTGCTTTTCTTAGTACAAATTTTTGCTCTATGAAAATACTGTAATAATATTTCTTCAGACTTACTGACAATTAATACCACAAACTTTGTTGCATGACTCGCAGTGGACTGTTGCTTATGCAAGTTCGGACAATCAATTGACAGAATGTTCACTAGCGCACACTGACTTTATGTTAAGCATATGAAAttacttcacttttccttctacttcgaGATAAAGTGGCACGCACAGCCACAGCAGTACCTACTAGTGCTGCGGTCACTCCTACTACCAAGAAGAGCATGCCATAGCTGGGCATTACTGTTGACTGGCCTTCCTTTTCAAATGTGAACCGCTTTGCCCGGTGGCTTTTTGAAGCTTCCTCCTCAAACACGAGAAGAAATTCATGCTTGACATCAGCCTTGATGTCGCTGCCATAGTCCAGTTCTACTTCCTCCACTTTTGGTGTAGCGTCTTTCATGGGCAGTACCATCTGGCCAGCCTCCTCCAGTTCTACCAGAagattatccccttcagtatcaaTAGATATAGCATGTAAAGTCTTTGCAGGTCCAGTCACTAGCTGTTGTACGCCGAGATTAACTGTCATGCTCTTGCCTTGCTCGATGGCGCGACGGCGACGTCCAGCATGGctacgaggacgaggaggaggcagaTAAAGCCCtgaaagaaagagtaataaaaagtTGCATGATATTGTCCTGTTGTCTATATATAGTACAGAAAACATTGATTGATCGTTTAACAATGTATAATGACATGGGTCTTTATAATAATGCAAATATTAACATGCAGGAAGTGTATGGCTCATAACTAGAACATAGCTGTCACATACAAGAGTGGAAGGCGTGGTAGCGGGGATCAGCATCCTCAGCATGGAAGTCATCGCCATCAGGTTTCGTTTTCGTGCTAGGAGTGCCAGAACCATCAGGGACAAGCGTGGTTGGCCTGCGTGTTGTGgttcttggtgttgttggtcttcgtgttgttgttgtaggtttACGACATCTTGGATCAGTAGAGCCTGGCAAGCAGACTGGAGGACATCTTGGATCAGTGGAGCCAGGCCTGCATGTGAATTGTGTTGTTGGTCTTGGTGTTGTAGTTTTGGGACACCTTGGATCAGTAGATCCTGGATAGCAGTTTGGTGGACACCTAGGATCAGTTGATCCAGGTCTGCATGAGAATGGTGTTGTTGGTTTTGGTGTTGTAGGTTTGGGACACCTTGGGTCACTAGATCCTGGATAGCAGTTTGGTGGACACCTAGGATCAGTTGATCCAGGTCTGCATGAGAATGGTGTTGTTGGTCTTGTTGTTGTAGATTTGGGACATCTTGGATCAATAGATCCTGGGTAGCAGTTTGGTGGACACCTGGGATCAGTTGATCCAGGTCTGCATGAGAATGGTGTTGTTGGTCTTGTTGTTGTAGGTTTGGGACACCTTGGATCAGTAGAGCCAGGCCTGCATGTGAATTGTGTTGTTGGTCTGCGTGTTGTGGTTCTTGGTGTTGTGGGTTTGGGACACCTAATATCAGGAGAGCCTGGATAGCATCTCGGTGGACACCTTGGATCAGTTGATCCAGGTGTGCACGAAAATGGTGTTGTTGGTTTTGGTGTTGTAGGTTTGGGACACCTTGGATCAGTAGAGCCAGGTCTGCATGAGAATGGTGTTGTTGGTCTACGTGTGGTGGTTCTTGGTGTTGTAGATTTAGGACACCTTGGATCAGTAGAACCTGGGTAGCATCTCGGTGGACACCTTGGATCAGTGGAACCAGGCTTGCATGTGAATTGTGTTGTTGGTCTGCGTGTTGTGgttcttggtgttgttggtcTAGGTGTTGTAGGTTTAGGACACCTTGGATCAGTGGAGCCTGGGAAACAAATTGGACGACACCTTGGATCAGTTGATCCTGGTTTGCACGAGAATGGTGTTGTTGGTCTAGGTGTTGTAGGTTTGGGACACCTAGGATCAGTGGAGCCTGGGAAACAAATTGGAGGACACCTTGGATCAGTTGATCCTGGTTTGCACGAGAATGGTGTTGTTGGTTTTGGTGTTGTAGGTTTAGGACACCTTGGATCAGTAGAACCTGGGTAGCATCTCGGTGGACATCTTGGATCAGTGGAACCAGGCCTACATGTGAATTGTGTTGTTGGTCTGCGTGTTGtggtttttggtgttgttggtctCGATGTTGTAGGTTTAGGACACCTTGGATCAGTGGAGCCTGGGAAACAAATTGGACGACACCTTGGATCAGTTGATCCTGGTGTGCACGAGAATGGTGTTGttggttttggtgttgttggtttGGGACACCTTGGATCAGTTGATCCTGTGTAGCAGTTCGGTGGACACCTTGGATCATTAGAGCCAGGCTTGCATGTGAATTGTGTTGTTGGTTTTGGTGTTGTAGGTTTGGGACACCTTGGATCAGTAGATCCCGGGTAGCAGTCTGGACGACATCTTCGATCAGTTGAACCTGGCCTGCATGAGAATGGTGTTGTTGGTCTTGGTGTTGTAGGTTTGGGACACCTTGGATCAGTAGAGCCCGGGAAGCAAGCTGGTGGACACCTTTGATCAGTAGAGCCAGGTCTGCATGTGAATTGTGTTGTTGGTCTTGGTGTAGTAGGTTTAGGACACCTTGGATCAGTAGAGCCTGGGTAGCAGTTCGGTGGACACCTTGGATCAGTTGATCCTGGCCTGCACGAGAATGGTGTTGTTGGCTTTGGTGTTGTAGGCTTTGGACACCGAGGGTCTGTAGAGCCTGGGTAGCAATTCGGTGGACACCTTGGATCAGTTGATCCAGGTTTGCATGAGAATGGTGTTGTTGGTCTTGGCGTTGTAGGTTTGGGACACCTTGGATCAGTAGATCCTGGGTAGCAGTTCGGTGGACACCTTGGATCAGTAGAACCAGACCTGCATATGAATTGTGTTGTTGGTCTGCGTGTTGTGGTTCTTGGTGTTGTAGGTTTGGGACACCTTGGATCAGTGGAGTCTGGAAAACAGATTGGTCGACACCTTGGATCAGTTGATCCTGGTCTGCACGAGAATGGTGTTGTTGGTTTTGGTGTTGTAGGTTTGGGACACCTTGGATCAGTTGATCCTGGGTAGCAGTTTGGTGGACACCTTGGATCAGTAGAACCAGGTCTGCATGAGAATGGTGTTGTTGGCCTTGGTGTTGTAGGTTTGGGACACCTTGGATCAGTAGAGCCTGGGTAGCATCTTGGTGGACACCTTGGATCATTTGATCCAGGTCTGCATGAGAATGGTGTTGTTGGCTTTGGTGTTGTAAGTTTGGGACACCTTGGATCTGTAGAGCCTGGGTAGCAGTTTGGTGGACACCTTGGATCAGTTGATCCAGGTTTGCATGAGAATGGTGTTGTTGGTCTTGGTGTTGTAGGTTTAGGACACCTTGGATCAGTAGAGCCTGGTCTGCATCTCGGTGGACACCTTGTGTCAGTTGATCCTGGTCTGCATGAGAATGGTGTTGTTGGTCTTGGTGTTGTAGGTTTAGGACACCTTGGATCAGTAGAGCCTGGGTAGCATCTCGGTGGACACCTTGAATCAGTTGATCCTGGTCTGCATGAGAATGGTGTTGTTGGTCGTGGTGTTGTGGGTTTGGGACACCTTGGATCAGTAGAGCCTGGGTAGCATCTCGGTGGACACCTTGGATCAGTAGAACCAGGTCTGCATGAGAATGGTGTTGTTGGCCTTGGTGTTGTAGGTTTGGGACACCTTGGATCTGTAGAACCTGGGTAGCAGTTTGGTGGACACCTTGGATCATTTGATCCAGGTCTGCATGAGAATGGTGTTGTTGGTCGTGGTGTTGTGGGTTTGGGACACCTTGGATCAGTAGAGCCTGGGTAGCATCTCGGTGGACACCTTGGATCATTTGATCCAGGTCTGCATGAGAATGGTGTTGTTGGCTTTGGTGTTGTAGGTTTGGGACACCTTGGATCTGTAGAGCCGGGGTAGCAGTTTGGTGGACACCTTGGATCAGTTGATCCAGGTTTGCATGAGAATGGTGTTGTTGGTCTTGGTGTTGTAGGTTTAGGACACCTTGGATCAGTAGAGCCAGGTCTGCATGTAAATTGTGTTGTTGGTCTGCGTGTTGTAGTCCTTGGTGTTGTTGGTCTTGGTGTTGTGGGTTTAGGACACCTTGGATCAGTAGAGCCTGGGAAGCATCTCGGTGGACACCTTGAATCAGTTGATCCTGGTCTGCATGAGAATGGTGTTGTTGGTCGTGGTGTTGTGGGTTTGGGACATCTTGGATCAGTAGAGCCTGGGTAGCATACGGGTGGACACCTTGAATCAGTTGATCCAGGTCTGCATGAGAATGGTGTTGTTGGTCTTGGTGTTGTGGGTTTAGGACACCTTGGATCAGTAGAGCCTGGGTAGCACTTCGGTGGACATCTTGGATCAGTAGAATCAGGCCTGCATGTGAATTGTGTTGTTGGTCTacgtgttgttgttcttggtgttgtAGGTTTGGGACACCTTGGATCAGTAGAGCCTGGGTAGCAGTTTGGTGGACACCTTGGATCAGTTGATCCAGGTCTGCATGAGAATGGTGTTGTTGGTCGTGGTGTTGTGGGTTTGGGACACCTTGGATCAGTAGAGCCTGGGTAGCATCTCGGTGGACACCTTGGATCAGTAGAACCAGGTCTGCATGAGAATGGTGTTGTTGGCTTTGGTGTTGTAGGTTTGGGACACCTTGGATCAGTAGAGCCTGGGTAGCATCTCGGTGGACACCTTGGATCAGTAGAACCAGGTTTGCATGAGAATGGTGTTGTTGGCCTTGGTGTTGTAGGTTTGGGACACCTTGGATCTGTAGAGCCTGGGTAGCAGTTTGGTGGACACCTTGGATCAGTTGATCCAGGTCTGCATGAGAATGGTGTTGTTGGTCGTGGTGTTGTGGGTTTGGGACACCTTGGATCTGTAGAGCCTGGGTAGCATCTCGGTGGACACCTTGGATCAGTAGAACCAGGTCTGCATGAGAATGGTGTTGTTGGCTTTGGTGTTGTAGGTTTGGGACACCTTGGATCTGTAGAGCCTGGGTAGCAGTTTGGTGGACACCTTGGATCAGTTGATCCAGGTTTGCATGAGAATGGTGTTGTTGGTCTTGGTGTTGTAGGTTTAGGACACCTTGGATCAGTAGAGCCAGGTCTGCATGTAAATTGTGTTGTTGGTCTGCGTGTTGTGGTCCTTGGTGTTGCTGGTCTTGGTGTTGTAGGTTTAGGACACCTTGGATCAGTAGAGCCTGGGAAGCATCTCGGTGGACACCTTGAATCAGTTGATCCAGGTCTGCATGAGAATGGTGTTGTTGGTCGTGGTGTTGTTGGTTTGGGACATCTTGGATCAGTAGAGCCTGGGTAGCATACGGGTGGACACCTTGAATCAGTTGATCCAGGTCTGCATGAGAATGGTGTTGTTGGTCTTGGTGTTGTGGGTTTGGGACATCTTGGATCAGTAGAGCCTGGGTAGCATCTCGGTGGACACCTTGGATCAGTAGAACCAGGTCTGCATGAGAATGGTGTTGTTGGTCTTGGTGTTGTAGGTTTAGGGACACCTTGGATCAGTAGAGCCTGGGTAGCAGTTTGGTGGACACCTTGGATCATTTGATCCAGGTCTGCATGAGAATGGTGTTGTTGGTCGTGGTGTTGTAGGTTTGGGACATCTTGGATCAGTAGAGCCTGGGTAGCATCTCGGTGGACACCTTGGATCAGTAGAACCAGGTCTGCATGAGAATGGTGTTGTTGGTCTTGGTGTTGTAGGTTTAGGACACCTTGGATCAGTAGAGCCTGGGTAGCATCTCGGTGGACACCTTGGATCAGTAGAATCAGGCCTGCATGTGAATTGTGTTGTTGGTCTacgtgttgttgttcttggtgttgtAGGTTTGGGACACCTTGGATCAGTAGAGCCTGGGTAGCATCTCGGTGGACACCTTGGATCATTTGATCCAGGTCTGCATGAGAATGGTGTTGTTGGTCGTGGTGTTGTGGGTTTGGGACACCTTGGATCTGTAGAGCCTGGGTAGCAGTTTGGTGGACACCTTGGATCATTTGATCCAGGTCTGCATGAGAATGGTGTTGTTGGCCTTGGTGTTGTAGGCTGGGGGCACCTAATATCAGGAGAGCCTGGGAAGCATATCGGTGTACATTTTGGATCAGTTGATCCTGGTCTGCATGAGAATGGTGTTGTTGGTCTTGGTGTTGTGGGTTTGGGACACCTTGGATCAGTAGAGCCTGGGTAGCATCTCGGTGGACACCTTGGATCAGTAGAGCCAGGTCTGCATGAGAATGGTGTTGTTGGTCTTGGTGTTGTGGGTTTGGGACACCTTGGATCAGTAGAGCCTGGGTAGCATCTCGGTGGACACCTTGGATCAGTAGAGCCAGGTCTGCATGAGAATGGTGTTGTTGGTCTTGGTGTTGTGGGTTTGGGACACCTTGGATCAGTAGAGCCTGGGTAGCAATTCGGTGGACACCTTGGGTCATTAGAGCCAGGCCTGCATGTGAATTTTGTTGTTGGTCTGCGTGTTGTGGTTGTTGGTTTGGGACACCTTGGATCAGTAGAGCCTGGGTAGCAACTTGGTGGACATCTTCGATCAGTTGATCCTGGCCTGCATAAGAATGGTGTTGTTGGTTTTGGTGTTGTAGTTTTGGGACACCTTGGATCAGTAGAACCTGGGTAGCAGTTTGGTGGACATCTTCGATCAGTTGATCCTGGTCTGCATGAGAATGGTGTTGTTGGTTTTGGTGTTGTAGGACTTGGGCACCTTGGATCAGTAGACCCTGGGTAACACTTTGGTTGACACCTTGGATCAAGGGAACCTGGTTTGCATgagaatgttgttgttggtcttgATGTTGTAGGCTTGGGACATCTTGGATCAGTGG is from Portunus trituberculatus isolate SZX2019 chromosome 36, ASM1759143v1, whole genome shotgun sequence and encodes:
- the LOC123513485 gene encoding mucin-2-like isoform X3, whose product is MRVVLFLLVIKVATAQLSLGNEVVPVMPGMPTITSLDVQCEKEGMTVNVEFNLPFNGIIFSKGHFSNSECRYVTPDTGQRKYTFRVPMDRCGTGATEEDDTTVSNVVIFQMDPDVQEVWDTAKRISCVWNNKYKKAVNFEPLQVSMLDVVQTRFEGEDVKCWMDIQRGTYPNTYPMDGILRIGEQLTVMVYLKDENRKLDVAVRDCWAYGEPNFDDPDTPNLQLTRDDGCPMRKKLMHFWARTYDTFDTGATLITYTNMSAFKFPDRMQVFLTCNVQICTNRCDDRCTAEPSQPVTFITPTEISVTTPLTTRRPPPPPPRCTPGSKDPRCPPICKPGSRDPRCQPVCKPGSTDPRCRPVCYPGSTDPRCPKPTTSRPTTTFSCKPGSLDPRCQPKCYPGSTDPRCPSPTTPKPTTPFSCRPGSTDRRCPPNCYPGSTDPRCPKTTTPKPTTPFLCRPGSTDRRCPPSCYPGSTDPRCPKPTTTTRRPTTKFTCRPGSNDPRCPPNCYPGSTDPRCPKPTTPRPTTPFSCRPGSTDPRCPKPTTPRPTTPFSCRPGSTDPRCPPRCYPGSTDPRCPKPTTPRPTTPFSCRPGSTDPKCTPICFPGSPDIRCPQPTTPRPTTPFSCRPGSNDPRCPPNCYPGSTDPRCPKPTTPRPTTPFSCRPGSNDPRCPPRCYPGSTDPRCPKPTTPRTTTRRPTTQFTCRPDSTDPRCPPRCYPGSTDPRCPKPTTPRPTTPFSCRPGSTDPRCPPRCYPGSTDPRCPKPTTPRPTTPFSCRPGSNDPRCPPNCYPGSTDPRCPKPTTPRTTTRRPTTQFTCRPDSTDPRCPPKCYPGSTDPRCPKPTTPRPTTPFSCRPGSTDSRCPPVCYPGSTDPRCPKPTTPRPTTPFSCRPGSTDSRCPPRCFPGSTDPRCPKPTTPRPTTPRTTTRRPTTQFTCRPGSTDPRCPKPTTPRPTTPFSCKPGSTDPRCPPNCYPGSTDPRCPKPTTPKPTTPFSCRPGSNDPRCPPRCYPGSTDPRCPKPTTPRPTTPFSCRPGSNDPRCPPNCYPGSTDPRCPKPTTPRPTTPFSCRPGSTDPRCPKPTTPRPTTPFSCRPGSTDPRCPPNCYPGSTDPRCPKPTTPKPTTPFSCRPGSTDPRCRPICFPDSTDPRCPKPTTPRTTTRRPTTQFICRSGSTDPRCPPNCYPGSTDPRCPKPTTPRPTTPFSCKPGSTDPRCPPNCYPGSTDPRCPKPTTPKPTTPFSCRPGSTDPRCPPNCYPGSTDPRCPKPTTPRPTTQFTCRPGSTDQRCPPACFPGSTDPRCPKPTTPRPTTPFSCRPGSTDRRCRPDCYPGSTDPRCPKPTTPKPTTQFTCKPGSNDPRCPPNCYTGSTDPRCPKPTTPKPTTPFSCTPGSTDPRCRPICFPGSTDPRCPKPTTSRPTTPKTTTRRPTTQFTCRPGSTDPRCPPRCYPGSTDPRCPKPTTPKPTTPFSCKPGSTDPRCPPICFPGSTDPRCPKPTTPRPTTPFSCKPGSTDPRCRPICFPGSTDPRCPKPTTPRPTTPRTTTRRPTTQFTCKPGSTDPRCPPRCYPGSTDPRCPKSTTPRTTTRRPTTPFSCRPGSTDPRCPKPTTPKPTTPFSCTPGSTDPRCPPRCYPGSPDIRCPKPTTPRTTTRRPTTQFTCRPGSTDPRCPKPTTTRPTTPFSCRPGSTDPRCPPNCYPGSIDPRCPKSTTTRPTTPFSCRPGSTDPRCPPNCYPGSSDPRCPKPTTPKPTTPFSCRPGSTDPRCPPNCYPGSTDPRCPKTTTPRPTTQFTCRPGSTDPRCPPVCLPGSTDPRCRKPTTTTRRPTTPRTTTRRPTTLVPDGSGTPSTKTKPDGDDFHAEDADPRYHAFHSWLYLPPPRPRSHAGRRRRAIEQGKSMTVNLGVQQLVTGPAKTLHAISIDTEGDNLLVELEEAGQMVLPMKDATPKVEEVELDYGSDIKADVKHEFLLVFEEEASKSHRAKRFTFEKEGQSTVMPSYGMLFLVVGVTAALVGTAVAVRATLSRSRRKSEVISYA
- the LOC123513485 gene encoding mucin-2-like isoform X9, encoding MRVVLFLLVIKVATAQLSLGNEVVPVMPGMPTITSLDVQCEKEGMTVNVEFNLPFNGIIFSKGHFSNSECRYVTPDTGQRKYTFRVPMDRCGTGATEEDDTTVSNVVIFQMDPDVQEVWDTAKRISCVWNNKYKKAVNFEPLQVSMLDVVQTRFEGEDVKCWMDIQRGTYPNTYPMDGILRIGEQLTVMVYLKDENRKLDVAVRDCWAYGEPNFDDPDTPNLQLTRDDGCPMRKKLMHFWARTYDTFDTGATLITYTNMSAFKFPDRMQVFLTCNVQICTNRCDDRCTAEPSQPVTFITPTEISVTTPLTTRRPPPPPPRCTPGSKDPRCPPICKPGSRDPRCQPVCKPGSTDPRCRPVCYPGSTDPRCPKPTTSRPTTTFSCKPGSLDPRCQPKCYPGSTDPRCPSPTTPKPTTPFSCRPGSTDRRCPPNCYPGSTDPRCPKTTTPKPTTPFLCRPGSTDRRCPPSCYPGSTDPRCPKPTTTTRRPTTKFTCRPGSNDPRCPPNCYPGSTDPRCPKPTTPRPTTPFSCRPGSTDPRCPPRCYPGSTDPRCPKPTTPRPTTPFSCRPGSTDPRCPKPTTPRPTTPFSCRPGSNDPRCPPRCYPGSTDPRCPKPTTPRTTTRRPTTQFTCRPDSTDPRCPPRCYPGSTDPRCPKPTTPRPTTPFSCRPGSTDPRCPPRCYPGSTDPRCPKPTTPRPTTPFSCRPGSNDPRCPPNCYPGSTDPRCPKPTTPRTTTRRPTTQFTCRPDSTDPRCPPKCYPGSTDPRCPKPTTPRPTTPFSCRPGSTDSRCPPVCYPGSTDPRCPKPTTPRPTTPFSCRPGSTDSRCPPRCFPGSTDPRCPKPTTPRPTTPRTTTRRPTTQFTCRPGSTDPRCPKPTTPRPTTPFSCKPGSTDPRCPPNCYPGSTDPRCPKPTTPKPTTPFSCRPGSNDPRCPPRCYPGSTDPRCPKPTTPRPTTPFSCRPGSNDPRCPPNCYPGSTDPRCPKPTTPRPTTPFSCRPGSTDPRCPKPTTPRPTTPFSCRPGSTDPRCPPNCYPGSTDPRCPKPTTPKPTTPFSCRPGSTDPRCRPICFPDSTDPRCPKPTTPRTTTRRPTTQFICRSGSTDPRCPPNCYPGSTDPRCPKPTTPRPTTPFSCKPGSTDPRCPPNCYPGSTDPRCPKPTTPKPTTPFSCRPGSTDPRCPPNCYPGSTDPRCPKPTTPRPTTQFTCRPGSTDQRCPPACFPGSTDPRCPKPTTPRPTTPFSCRPGSTDRRCRPDCYPGSTDPRCPKPTTPKPTTQFTCKPGSNDPRCPPNCYTGSTDPRCPKPTTPKPTTPFSCTPGSTDPRCRPICFPGSTDPRCPKPTTSRPTTPKTTTRRPTTQFTCRPGSTDPRCPPRCYPGSTDPRCPKPTTPKPTTPFSCKPGSTDPRCPPICFPGSTDPRCPKPTTPRPTTPFSCKPGSTDPRCRPICFPGSTDPRCPKPTTPRPTTPRTTTRRPTTQFTCKPGSTDPRCPPRCYPGSTDPRCPKSTTPRTTTRRPTTPFSCRPGSTDPRCPKPTTPKPTTPFSCTPGSTDPRCPPRCYPGSPDIRCPKPTTPRTTTRRPTTQFTCRPGSTDPRCPKPTTTRPTTPFSCRPGSTDPRCPPNCYPGSIDPRCPKSTTTRPTTPFSCRPGSTDPRCPPNCYPGSSDPRCPKPTTPKPTTPFSCRPGSTDPRCPPNCYPGSTDPRCPKTTTPRPTTQFTCRPGSTDPRCPPVCLPGSTDPRCRKPTTTTRRPTTPRTTTRRPTTLVPDGSGTPSTKTKPDGDDFHAEDADPRYHAFHSWLYLPPPRPRSHAGRRRRAIEQGKSMTVNLGVQQLVTGPAKTLHAISIDTEGDNLLVELEEAGQMVLPMKDATPKVEEVELDYGSDIKADVKHEFLLVFEEEASKSHRAKRFTFEKEGQSTVMPSYGMLFLVVGVTAALVGTAVAVRATLSRSRRKSEVISYA
- the LOC123513485 gene encoding mucin-2-like isoform X11 is translated as MRVVLFLLVIKVATAQLSLGNEVVPVMPGMPTITSLDVQCEKEGMTVNVEFNLPFNGIIFSKGHFSNSECRYVTPDTGQRKYTFRVPMDRCGTGATEEDDTTVSNVVIFQMDPDVQEVWDTAKRISCVWNNKYKKAVNFEPLQVSMLDVVQTRFEGEDVKCWMDIQRGTYPNTYPMDGILRIGEQLTVMVYLKDENRKLDVAVRDCWAYGEPNFDDPDTPNLQLTRDDGCPMRKKLMHFWARTYDTFDTGATLITYTNMSAFKFPDRMQVFLTCNVQICTNRCDDRCTAEPSQPVTFITPTEISVTTPLTTRRPPPPPPRCTPGSKDPRCPPICKPGSRDPRCQPVCKPGSTDPRCRPVCYPGSTDPRCPKPTTSRPTTTFSCKPGSLDPRCQPKCYPGSTDPRCPSPTTPKPTTPFSCRPGSTDRRCPPNCYPGSTDPRCPKTTTPKPTTPFLCRPGSTDRRCPPSCYPGSTDPRCPKPTTTTRRPTTKFTCRPGSNDPRCPPNCYPGSTDPRCPKPTTPRPTTPFSCRPGSTDPRCPPRCYPGSTDPRCPKPTTPRPTTPFSCRPGSTDPRCPPRCYPGSTDPRCPKPTTPRPTTPFSCRPGSTDPKCTPICFPGSPDIRCPQPTTPRPTTPFSCRPGSNDPRCPPNCYPGSTDPRCPKPTTPRPTTPFSCRPGSNDPRCPPRCYPGSTDPRCPKPTTPRTTTRRPTTQFTCRPDSTDPRCPPRCYPGSTDPRCPKPTTPRPTTPFSCRPGSTDPRCPPRCYPGSTDPRCPKPTTPRPTTPFSCRPGSNDPRCPPNCYPGSTDPRCPKPTTPRTTTRRPTTQFTCRPDSTDPRCPPKCYPGSTDPRCPKPTTPRPTTPFSCRPGSTDSRCPPVCYPGSTDPRCPKPTTPRPTTPFSCRPGSTDSRCPPRCFPGSTDPRCPKPTTPRPTTPRTTTRRPTTQFTCRPGSTDPRCPKPTTPRPTTPFSCRPGSTDPRCPKPTTPRPTTPFSCRPGSTDPRCPPNCYPGSTDPRCPKPTTPKPTTPFSCRPGSTDPRCRPICFPDSTDPRCPKPTTPRTTTRRPTTQFICRSGSTDPRCPPNCYPGSTDPRCPKPTTPRPTTPFSCKPGSTDPRCPPNCYPGSTDPRCPKPTTPKPTTPFSCRPGSTDPRCPPNCYPGSTDPRCPKPTTPRPTTQFTCRPGSTDQRCPPACFPGSTDPRCPKPTTPRPTTPFSCRPGSTDRRCRPDCYPGSTDPRCPKPTTPKPTTQFTCKPGSNDPRCPPNCYTGSTDPRCPKPTTPKPTTPFSCTPGSTDPRCRPICFPGSTDPRCPKPTTSRPTTPKTTTRRPTTQFTCRPGSTDPRCPPRCYPGSTDPRCPKPTTPKPTTPFSCKPGSTDPRCPPICFPGSTDPRCPKPTTPRPTTPFSCKPGSTDPRCRPICFPGSTDPRCPKPTTPRPTTPRTTTRRPTTQFTCKPGSTDPRCPPRCYPGSTDPRCPKSTTPRTTTRRPTTPFSCRPGSTDPRCPKPTTPKPTTPFSCTPGSTDPRCPPRCYPGSPDIRCPKPTTPRTTTRRPTTQFTCRPGSTDPRCPKPTTTRPTTPFSCRPGSTDPRCPPNCYPGSIDPRCPKSTTTRPTTPFSCRPGSTDPRCPPNCYPGSSDPRCPKPTTPKPTTPFSCRPGSTDPRCPPNCYPGSTDPRCPKTTTPRPTTQFTCRPGSTDPRCPPVCLPGSTDPRCRKPTTTTRRPTTPRTTTRRPTTLVPDGSGTPSTKTKPDGDDFHAEDADPRYHAFHSWLYLPPPRPRSHAGRRRRAIEQGKSMTVNLGVQQLVTGPAKTLHAISIDTEGDNLLVELEEAGQMVLPMKDATPKVEEVELDYGSDIKADVKHEFLLVFEEEASKSHRAKRFTFEKEGQSTVMPSYGMLFLVVGVTAALVGTAVAVRATLSRSRRKSEVISYA